In Phenylobacterium koreense, one DNA window encodes the following:
- the bufA2 gene encoding BufA2 family periplasmic bufferin-type metallophore, which produces MTASKTMAGLAAATALAALSGVSFSAPAFAQDGGKLIHCYGVNSCKGQSDCKSGNHDCKAMNDCKGQGFKEMTSKACAAAGGSLTAPSK; this is translated from the coding sequence ATGACCGCCTCCAAGACCATGGCCGGCCTTGCTGCCGCCACCGCCCTCGCCGCCCTGTCGGGCGTATCCTTTTCGGCTCCAGCCTTCGCCCAGGACGGCGGCAAGCTTATCCACTGCTACGGCGTAAACAGTTGCAAGGGCCAGTCGGACTGCAAGTCGGGCAACCACGACTGCAAGGCCATGAACGACTGCAAGGGGCAGGGTTTCAAGGAAATGACGTCCAAGGCGTGTGCGGCCGCCGGCGGCAGCCTCACGGCGCCCTCGAAGTAG